Proteins found in one Xenopus laevis strain J_2021 chromosome 1L, Xenopus_laevis_v10.1, whole genome shotgun sequence genomic segment:
- the gpr78.L gene encoding G-protein coupled receptor 26: MNPAEVLLAIFLIAALIVSLLANLLVVICFLYSSEIRKQVSGIFLVNLSLCNLLMTILNMPSTFLAIVKHQQPLGDSLCQVMGFLETFLTSNTMLSMAALSIDKWIAVVFPLSYTSKMRYKDAVLMMGYSWLHSLTFPLVSYFFSWLDYSSMYASCTLHAKEEADTRRFMVFTIVFHAATFMLSLLILCFTYLKVLKVARFHCRRIDIITMQTLVLLVDLHPSVKQRCLSEQKRRRQRATKKISVFIGSFVVCFAPYVVTRLIELLPFVKINRYWGIVIKCLAYSKAASDPFVYSLLRQQYKNVLLNIVNRVLKRELYPSSGYNSSLDTENEYCLHRPS, encoded by the exons ATGAACCCAGCAGAGGTTCTACTGGCGATTTTCCTGATTGCTGCTCTCATCGTGTCCTTACTTGCCAACCTCCTGGTGGTGATATGCTTCTTGTACAGCAGCGAGATCCGCAAACAGGTCTCTGGGATATTCCTGGTAAATTTATCTCTGTGCAATTTGCTCATGACTATCCTAAACATGCCTTCCACTTTCCTGGCTATCGTTAAGCACCAACAGCCCCTCGGCGACAGCCTGTGCCAAGTCATGGGCTTTCTGGAAACTTTTCTGACTTCTAACACCATGTTAAGCATGGCAGCTCTCAGCATAGACAAATGGATTGCTGTAGTGTTCCCTTTAAGTTACACCAGCAAGATGAGGTATAAAGATGCTGTGCTTATGATGGGCTATTCCTGGCTCCATTCGCTCACCTTTCCTTTGGTCTCTTACTTCTTCTCTTGGTTAGACTACAGTAGCATGTACGCTTCTTGCACTTTGCATGCCAAGGAAGAGGCTGACACGAGGAGGTTCATGGTATTTACCATCGTGTTCCATGCTGCCACTTTCATGCTCTCTCtgcttattttatgttttacatatttaaaggtgTTAAAGGTGGCACGGTTCCATTGCAGGAGGATAGATATAATTACCATGCAAACGCTTGTTTTGCTAGTTGATCTGCACCCCAG TGTGAAGCAGAGATGTCTCAGCGAGCAGAAAAGGAGAAGACAGCGGGCTACCAAGAAAATCAGTGTTTTTATAGGATCCTTTGTGGTGTGTTTTGCTCCTTATGTTGTCACCAG GTTAATAGAACTTCTTCCCTTCGTAAAAATAAACCGCTACTGGGGCATTGTAATTAAGTGCCTTGCATACAGCAAAGCTGCGTCAGACCCTTTTGTATACTCCCTTCTACGCCAACAGTACAAGAACGTTCTGCTGAACATTGTTAACAGAGTTTTAAAAAGAGAACTCTACCCTTCGTCAGGCTACAACAGCTCCCTGGATACAGAGAATGAGTACTGTTTGCACAGACCCAGCTAA